Within the Burkholderia ubonensis genome, the region TTATTGCTTGCAGCCAGTCGTCGTCACACGACGTAACGACTACTGGGAACTCATTGATGGGCAGCAACGGCTCACTACGATTTTTCTTATCCTCTCCTACTTCAACAACCGCTTGGTACCCGAAGAGCGCAAGGCCCTATTCGCGCTCAACTACAAGACTCGTGAGAACAGTGCGAGCTACCTGCGTTCCCTCGACGAAAAGCTCCACGAGGAGAACATCGACTTTTTCCATATCTGGCACTCGTACCAAGCCATTCGCGACTGGTTCAAACCTAGGAGCAACCGGTTGAACTACATCGAGGCTGCCTTCCTGAACGAAGTCAAGGTCATCTGGTACGAGGTAGACCGGGCCGTCGAACCGATTGACGTGTTTACGCGACTGAATGTCGGCAAGATTCCACTCACGAACGCAGAGCTTGTGAAGGCACTGTTCTTGCGGGGTGGTAATTTCGACAGCGAGGGACCACGGGCCAAGCAATTGCAGCAACTGAGAATTGCCCAAGACTGGGATGAGATTGAGCGACGCCTGCAGGAAGAGGCATTCTGGTACTTCTTGGCGAATCGACAACAAGAAGCGAATCGCATTGACCTCGTCTTGGGTCTACGGGCCGAAGAGATCCAGCAGGTTGCCAATCGCTGGGATGCCAACAGCCTGTTCCTTGCATTCAACGCGCATCTGGCTGCAAGGCAGGACGCGGTAGCAAACGAGTGGGACGCAGTAAAACGAATGTTTCTGCAACTCGACGAGTGGTTCCGGGACCGCTTCCTGTATCACGTTGTTGGGTTCCTTCTCAGCCAAGAAGTCAAAGTAGGGCAGATACGTGACCTCGCGCGGGGCGCTGGGTCCAAGACCGCCTTCCGAGCCGCGCTGAAGGCAGAAATTTTCAAGCTCGTCTTTGGTAAAACTCGGAGCGCCGCGGATGAGATGGGATTGGCTCGGTTCGTTGAAGGCTACGTCGCGCAGCTGGACTATGAGTCGCATCGTGCTTCCATCCGTCGTCTCCTTCTACTGTTCAATATCGCGTCGCTACTGGAACTCGGCGACAGCGGGCCGTGGTTTCCTTTCGATCACTTCAAGAAAGATCAATGGGACCTAGAACACATTCGCTCGGTGAAATCCGACATGCCTCAACGCGTTGACGCTCAGAAAGCTTGGCTCGGACAGGCTGTCGAATACTTCTCCGAGCCTGAGTTGGCGGCGGTCGGCCGCACGAGTCGCACATGCGAGCAGGAGTTGGCTGAACGTTTGCGCGCGCTGAGCGCGAAGGAACCCTTCGACGCCGTCGCATTCGAGACTGCATTCAACGACGTTATTGACCGCTACGATCCAGGCTCGGATGTTGAGTTCGACAACAGTATTGGCAACTTGACGTTGCTCGACGCTAGTACGAACCGAAGCTACGGGAACGCTATCTTCCCGCACAAACGGCGCAAACTCATCGCGTTGGACAAGGCAGGCCGCTTCGTTCCGCCTTGTACGAAGAACGCCTTCCTGAAGTACTACAGCACCAAGATCGACGAAATGCTGGTCTGGAGTCGTTTGGATGCGAAGGAGCATCAGGAAGCACTCGTCAGTGCGCTGGTGCGGTTCTTCACATATGACGGAGCATGCGTATGAGCGAGGCCCGACAGCATTCATTCGCTACGCTCTTCTCGAGCGTCGATGCCGTTGAAATTCCCATCATTCAACGTGACTACGCCCAGGGCCGCGAGCAGTCCACTGAGGTCTTGGGTGGCTTCCTGGCGTCGCTGCGGGACGCATTGAGCAGTGAGGACGGGCGCGGGATTGACCTCGACTTCATCTACGGGACATTCGAGGACAGTGCAAGCAGTGTGCTGTCCCTGCTCGACGGCCAACAGCGTCTAACAACCCTGTTCCTCCTGCACTGGTACGTCGCAATGTGCGAGGGGCAGTTGGAAGACTTCAGGGCTCGCTGGACGAAAGGCGGGCGCTCCAGGTTCACTTACGCCACGCGGCCTAGTTCGGCTGAGTTCTTTGACGCGCTTGCAAGCGCTGTGGTTGCGCCGCCGGCCGACGGGAAGCAGTGGGAGGGCAGACTCTCAGAACGCTTGGTCGACAGCAATTGGTTTTTCCTGTCGTGGCGCAGTGACCCTACGGTCAAGTCATGTCTGACCGCGCTCAACTCTATTGCCAAGACGTTTGGTGTCACTGAAGGCATGTATGCGCGCCTCATAGATGAGCGCGAACCCAGGATCACTTTCCATTTTCTCGACTTGGAGCGCTTCGGCCTGACCGACGACCTGTACATCAAGATGAATGCTCGGGGCAAGCCGCTCACGGCGTTCGAGAACTTCAAGGCATGGCTTGTCGGCCGTGTGGCGCCAGAGCCTTGGGCCGGCGACTTCGACCTGGCGATGGACCAGAAGTGGATGGATCTTTTCTGGCGCCTTGCCTCTCAGAAGAAGAACGTACCCGTTGGACAGGTGGTTGATGACTTCTACCTGCGGTTCATGTACGTGATGGCGTTCTTCGACGCCTGCAATCAAATCGAACGCGCTTACGGTGCCCCAAAACAGGCAGTCGAATGGATCATGAGGTTGCGCCAGGCCCGCGGCTACATCCCGCTGCGAGAGCTCGAGGGCTACGGAGCCTTTAGCCCCTCGACTGCGCAAGTCGCGTCGGTGGCATTGGACCACTTCTGTGACCCTGCTTCGACAGCAGATCTGGCCACGCTGGAGCGAGCTCTGGCGCCGAACAGCGACTACCTTGATCTCATGAGGCTGTTCTGCATCATTGCGTGGGTTAATTGCTCCGCGGTGACGTCGGAGCCGTCTGGGCTGGAGCGCGAGAGGTCGCGATGGGACCGCGTCACCTCGAACCTTCTGGCCAACCACCGTATAGACGATGTCTACGCAGCTATCCTTGCCATCAAGGGGGTGCAGGCCTTGTCTTCTCACGCCGGAAATTTGTACGAGTCGCTATCGAAGGCGACTGAACCTCCCACCGGCTTCAGCGGCGAGCAGGTAAAGGAAGAGGTACGAAAGGCACGACTAATTGTCGAAGATCCGACATGGGAAGACTTGTTCATCGAAGCTGAGGCGCATCCATACTTGCAAGGAAAGATCGGGTTCCTGCTTGACTTCAGCACTCCGTCCGAAGGGGCTCTTGACCGTGACACGTTCTCCCGCTACTCGGAGCGAGCAAGAGCGGTCCTCGATGCGAGCGTGCGCGCCTCCACGGAGCACCTCCTAGAGCGTGCGTTGTTGTCTATAGACGACTACTTGATTGGGCGTGGATCGTCCAAGTTCTCCTTCTGCCAGCCTGATGCCGGTACCTACCGCGACAGGTCGGAGAACTGGTTGAAGGTGATCGGCCGGCGCGAGTTCCAGAATCTGCTCGACCGCATCGAGGGTGATGCCAGTGCTGCGCTACGTGAACTCATCGAGGCCGCAGTCTGCACGGATTGGCGCAGGTATGTCGTGGCAGAGCCACAGCTTATCGACTATTGCGGGGAGCGTCTTATACACCGTGAGGGGTCAGATGATATCTATTTGTTGTCGCGCAAACGCCTTTCCGGGTATCACGCGGAGCTAAGGAGCTACGCGCTCTTCCTTGCGCTGCAACGTTCAAAGGGCACACTACCGGGAATAACTTACCGCTATGCAGAGACCTATGACGACACGCAACCCGCACTAGTGCTTCAGGTCGGCACCCAAGAGCTGAGGGTCAGCTACCGAGCTAACGCCTGGAGGTCTAGTGGTTCCAGTGGGCAGGTGTCCATCCCTGAAATCCTCGTTAAGTTCATGGAGGAGCATGGCTTCACCGAATCGAGAGGTTAACCTGGG harbors:
- a CDS encoding GmrSD restriction endonuclease domain-containing protein; protein product: MSTGELQLRSISQLMTESFLIPAYQRGYRWTSRQVTELLDDVAAFTERQRPVQGEFYCLQPVVVTRRNDYWELIDGQQRLTTIFLILSYFNNRLVPEERKALFALNYKTRENSASYLRSLDEKLHEENIDFFHIWHSYQAIRDWFKPRSNRLNYIEAAFLNEVKVIWYEVDRAVEPIDVFTRLNVGKIPLTNAELVKALFLRGGNFDSEGPRAKQLQQLRIAQDWDEIERRLQEEAFWYFLANRQQEANRIDLVLGLRAEEIQQVANRWDANSLFLAFNAHLAARQDAVANEWDAVKRMFLQLDEWFRDRFLYHVVGFLLSQEVKVGQIRDLARGAGSKTAFRAALKAEIFKLVFGKTRSAADEMGLARFVEGYVAQLDYESHRASIRRLLLLFNIASLLELGDSGPWFPFDHFKKDQWDLEHIRSVKSDMPQRVDAQKAWLGQAVEYFSEPELAAVGRTSRTCEQELAERLRALSAKEPFDAVAFETAFNDVIDRYDPGSDVEFDNSIGNLTLLDASTNRSYGNAIFPHKRRKLIALDKAGRFVPPCTKNAFLKYYSTKIDEMLVWSRLDAKEHQEALVSALVRFFTYDGACV
- a CDS encoding DUF262 domain-containing protein, whose amino-acid sequence is MSEARQHSFATLFSSVDAVEIPIIQRDYAQGREQSTEVLGGFLASLRDALSSEDGRGIDLDFIYGTFEDSASSVLSLLDGQQRLTTLFLLHWYVAMCEGQLEDFRARWTKGGRSRFTYATRPSSAEFFDALASAVVAPPADGKQWEGRLSERLVDSNWFFLSWRSDPTVKSCLTALNSIAKTFGVTEGMYARLIDEREPRITFHFLDLERFGLTDDLYIKMNARGKPLTAFENFKAWLVGRVAPEPWAGDFDLAMDQKWMDLFWRLASQKKNVPVGQVVDDFYLRFMYVMAFFDACNQIERAYGAPKQAVEWIMRLRQARGYIPLRELEGYGAFSPSTAQVASVALDHFCDPASTADLATLERALAPNSDYLDLMRLFCIIAWVNCSAVTSEPSGLERERSRWDRVTSNLLANHRIDDVYAAILAIKGVQALSSHAGNLYESLSKATEPPTGFSGEQVKEEVRKARLIVEDPTWEDLFIEAEAHPYLQGKIGFLLDFSTPSEGALDRDTFSRYSERARAVLDASVRASTEHLLERALLSIDDYLIGRGSSKFSFCQPDAGTYRDRSENWLKVIGRREFQNLLDRIEGDASAALRELIEAAVCTDWRRYVVAEPQLIDYCGERLIHREGSDDIYLLSRKRLSGYHAELRSYALFLALQRSKGTLPGITYRYAETYDDTQPALVLQVGTQELRVSYRANAWRSSGSSGQVSIPEILVKFMEEHGFTESRG